Genomic DNA from Solanum pennellii chromosome 3, SPENNV200:
ATAAACTAAGTTGACAAACTAATAGCTTCCAAAGTTAGAAGAGCTATGAAATTCAATAACAGTACAAAGTTTTCAGATTTGAACTAGTAACGACTAAAAACTACTGACTTTTCCccaaataaaaacttaaaacatctttatattattttagcttcttcaTTTTGACAAATGCTGTGAGTGCACTGGCGTCAATGAGCTATCTAAGGCAACTTCTAATGCTTAGACTCTGCTTGTGCGAGCATGTCATCTTCATTGTCCACAAGTTGTTTTTTCTCAGTGATCGTTTCACCACCAACATCAGATGCATCCTCCATCTTATCTGGAATGGGAATATCCAGGGACTTACCGTCACTCTTTTGGGTTTTACTTTTGAACCTGAAGATAGAAAGCCTACTCGTCAATACcctcaaacatttaaatcaAAGAGCAACACTGCACGGAAAAGTGTACAACAGCAAAATTATAACCTTTTGGATGAAGATGCTCCGTGTTCCTTTTTGGTTGAGGGGGTTCTTCTTGTTCTCTTCTTCTTGGGTCTGCTCAAGTTCAATGAATAACCATATCATATGAAAACAAATAGTTGTGGCTAATCAAGGCGATGCGAAATACAATATCTAACATAAAAGTTGTAGGTAGAAATAAACATGAAAAACAAGAGTCAAGAACAAGTAAAGAACTAGGATATGTCCAAGGTCaggaagtttagaaatcaaTACTTACTGAGAAGATGGAACATCATTGCTTTGAGGACCTGTATCATGATTCTGTACATATTGAATCCAAAAAAGGAATCATATCAGAATGGTGTATAATGCCAatgatgatttgaaaatatgtTAAGAGATAACAGATGGAGAAAGGACCTTGTCAGATGGTTGGATTTCAAACGCCAGTGAGCTCTCAAAGGCAACTTGTTCCTTGTCCACGAGTTCTTTTATCCCACTGCTTGTTTCGCAACCAACATCAGCAGCATCATTCAACCTACCCAGAGTTGGAGTATCCAGGGATTCAACGCAACTCTCTTTGGGTTTTGTTTTAGACCTGAAGATAGAAAACCAACTTGTCAAAACCGTCAGAACATTCAGTTTAGAGAGCAATACTACAGGCAAAAAAGTACAACGACAAAAGAACCTTTTGGATGACGAGACTCCAGGTTCCTTTTTTGTTAAGGGGGTTCTTCTTATTCTCTTCTTCTTGGATCTGCTCAAGTTCATAACCAATAACCATATCATGTCAAAGCAATGGTAGTGACATATCAAGGTGATGTAGAAAACAATCTTTAACATAAAACTAGTAGGTAGAAATAAACAGAAAAGATGACAGTCCAAGAACATGTAAAGAACTAGGATTATGTTCAAGGTTACAAGTTATGGAGAAAATCAATACTTACGGAACAGATGAAGCATCATTGCTTTGAGGACCTGTCTCGGGATTCTGTACATATTGAATTCAAAAAAGGAATCATATCAGAATGGTGTATAATGCCAATGATGAtctgaaaatatattaagaGATAACATAGTATCAGATGGAGAAAGGACCTTGTCAGATGGTTGGCTTTCAAGCCCCAGTGAGCTCTCAAAGGCAACTTGTTCCTTGTCCACGAGTTCTTTTACCCCACTGCTTGTTTCGCAACCAACATCAGCAGCATCATTCAACCTACCCAGAGTTGGAGTATCCAGGGATTCAACGCAACTCTCTTTGGGTTTTGTTTTAGACCTGAAGATAGAAAACCAACTTGTCAAAACCGTCAGAACATTCAGTTTAGAGAGCAATACTACAGGCAAAAAAGTACAACGACAAAAGAACCTTTTGGATGACGAGACTCCAGGTTCCTTTTTTGTTAAGGGGGTTCTTCTTATTCTCTTCTTCTTGGATCTGCTCAAGTTCATAACCAATAACCATATCATGTCAAAGCAATGGTAGTGACATATCAAGGTGATGTAGAAAACAATCTTTAACATAAAACTAGTAGGTAGAAATAAACAGAAAAGATGACAGTCCAAGAACATGTAAAGAACTAGGATTATGTTCAAGGTTACAAGTTATGGAGAAAATCAATACTTACGGAACAGATGAAGCATCATTGCTTTGAGGACCTGTCTCGGGATTCTGTACATATTGAATTCAAAAAAGGAATCATATCAGAATGGTGTATAATGCCAATGATGAtctgaaaatatattaagaGATAACATAATATCAGATGGAGAAAGGACCTTGTCAGATGGTTGGCTTTCAAGCCCCAGTGAGCTCTCAAAGGCAACTTGTTCCTTGTCCACGAGTTCTTTTACCCCACTGCTTGTTTCGCAACCAACATCAGCAGCAGCATTCATCTTACCCAGAGTTGGAATATCCAGGGATTCAACGCAAATCCTTTTGGGTTTTCCTTTAGCCCTGAAGATAGAAAACCAACTTGTCAAAACCGTCAGAACATTCAGTTTAGAGAGCAATACCACAGGCAAAAATAAACAACGACAAAAGAACCTTTTGGATGACGAGACTCCAGGTTCCTTTTTTGTTGAGGGGGTTCTTTTAGTTCTCTTCTTCATTGATCTGCTCAAGTTAAATGAATAACCATATCATGTCAAAACAATGGTAGTGACATATCAAGTTGAtgtaaaaacaatttttaacatAAAACTGGTAGGTAGAAATAAACAGAAAAGATGACAGTCCAAGAACATGTAAAGAACTAGGATTATGTTCAAGGTTACAATTTATGGAGAAAATCAATACTTACGGAACAGATGAAGCATCATTGCTTTGAGGACCTGTATCATGATTCTGTACATATTGAATCCAAAAAAGGAATCATATCAGAATGGTGTATAATGCCAatgatgatttgaaaatatgtTAAGAGATAACAGATGGAGAAAGGACCTTGTCAGATGGTTGGATTTCAAACGCCAGTGAGCTCTCAAAGGCAACTTGTTCCTTGTCCACGAGTTCTTTTACCCCACTGCTTGTTTCGCAACCAACATCAGCAGCAGCATTCATCTTACCCAGAGTTGGAATATCCAGGGATTCAACGCAAATCCTTTTGGGTTTTCCTTTAGCCCTGAAGATAGAAAACCAACTTGTCAAAACCGTCAGAACATTCAGTTTAGAGAGCAATACCACAGGCAAAAATAAACAACGACAAAAGAACCTTTTGGATGACGAGACTCCAGGTTCCTTTTTTGTTGAGGGGGTTCTTTTAGTTCTCTTCTTCATTGATCTGCTCAAGTTAAATGAATAACCATATCATGTCAAAACAATGGTAGTGACATATCAAGTTGAtgtaaaaacaatttttaacatAAAACTGGTAGGTAGAAATAAACAGAAAAGATGACAGTCCAAGAACATGTAAAGAACTAGGATTATGTTCAAGGTTACAATTTATGGAGAAAATCAATACTTACGGAACAGATGAAGCATCATTGCTTTGAGGACCTGTCTCGTGATTCTGTACATATTGAATCCAAAAAAGGAATCATATCAGAATGGTGTATAATGCCAatgatgatttgaaaatatgtTAAGAGATAACAGATGGAGAAAGGACCTTGTCAGATGGTTGGCTTTCAAGCCCCAGTGAGCTCTCAAAGGCAACTTGTTCCTTGTCCACGAGTTCTTTTACCCCACTGCTTGTTTCGCAACCAACATCAGCAGCAGCATTCATCTTACCCAGAGTTGGAATATCCAGGGATTCAACGCAAATCCTTTTGGGTTTTCCTTTAGCCCTGAAGATAGAAAACCAACTTGTCAAAACCGTCAGAACATTCAGTTTAGAGAGCAATACCACAGGCAAAAATAAACAACGACAAAAGAACCTTTTGGATGACGAGACTCCAGGTTCCTTTTTTGTTGAGGGGGTTCTTTTAGTTCTCTTCTTCATTGATCTGCTCAAGTTAAATGAATAACCATATCATGTCAAAACAATGGTAGTGACATATCAAGTTGAtgtaaaaacaatttttaacatAAAACTGGTAGGTAGAAATAAACAGAAAAGATGACAGTCCAAGAACATGTAAAGAACTAGGATTATGTTCAAGGTTACAAGTTATGGAGAAAATCAATACTTACGGAACAGATGAAGCATCATTGCTTTGAGGACCTGTCTCGTGATTCTGTACATATTGAATCCAAAAAAGGAATCATATCAGAATGGTGTATAATGCCAatgatgatttgaaaatatgtTAAGAGATAACAGATGGAGAAAGGACCTTGTCAGATGGTTGGCTTTCAAGCCCCAGTGAGCTCTCAAAGGCAACTTGTTCCTTGTCCACGAGTTCTTTTACCCCACTGCTTGTTTCGCAACCAACATCAGCAGCATCATTCAACCTACCCAGAGTTGGAGTATCCAGGGATTCAACGCAACTCTCTTTGGGTTTTGTTTTAGACCTGAAGATAGAAAACCAACTTGTCANGATTTGAAAATATGTTAAGAGATAACAGATGGAGAAAGGACCTTGTCAGATGGTTGGATTTCAATCGCCACTGAGCTCTCAAAGGCAACTTGTTCCTTGTCCACGAGTTCTTTTATCCCTCTGCTTGTTTCGCAACCAACATCAGCAGCATCATTCATCTTACCCAGAATTGGAATATCCAGGGATTCAACGCAACTCTTTTTGGGTTTTGTTTTAGACCTGAAGATAGAAAACCAACTTGTCAAAACCGTCAGAACATTCAGTTTAGAGAGCAATACTACAGGCAAAAAAGTACAACGACAAAAGAACCTTTTGGATGACGAGACTCCAGGTTCCTTTTTTGTTAAGGGGGTNTCTTTTAGTTCTCTTCTTCATTGATCTGCTCAAGTTAAATGAATAACCATATCATGTCAAAACAATGGTAGTGACATATCAAGTTGAtgtaaaaacaatttttaacatAAAACTGGTAGGTAGAAATAAACAGAAAAGATGACAGTCCAAGAACATGTAAAGAACTAGGATTATGTTCAAGGTTACAAGTTATGGAGAAAATCAATACTTACGGAACAGATGAAGCATCATTGCTTTGAGGACCTGTCTCGTGATTCTGTACATATTGAATCCAAAAAAGGAATCATATCAGAATGGTGTATAATGCCAatgatgatttgaaaatatgtTAAGAGATAACAGATGGAGAAAGGACCTTGTCAGATGGTTGGATTTCAAACGCCAGTGAGCTCTCAAAGGCAACTTGTTCCTTGTCCACGAGTTCTTTTACCCCACTGCTTGTTTCGCAACCAACATCAGCAGCAGCATTCATCTTACCCAGAGTTGGAATATCCAGGGATTCAACGCAAATCCTTTTGGGTTTTCCTTTAGCCCTGAAGATAGAAAACCAACTTGTCAAAACCGTCAGAACATTCAGTTTAGAGAGCAATACTACAGGCAAAAATAAACAACGACAAAAGAACCTTTTGGATGACGAGACTCCAGGTTCCTTTTTTGTTGAGGGGGTTCTTTTAGTTCTCTTCTTCATTGATCTGCTCAAGTTAAATGAATAACCATATCATGTCAAAACAATGGTAGTGACATATCAAGTTGAtgtaaaaacaatttttaacatAAAACTGGTAGGTAGAAATAAACAGAAAAGATGACAGTCCAAGAACATGTAAAGAACTAGGATTATGTTCAAGGTTACAAGTTATGGAGAAAATCAATACTTACGGAACAGATGAAGCATCATTGCTTTGAGGACCTGTCTCGTGATTCTGTACATATTGAATCCAAAAAAGGAATCATATCAGAATGGTGTATAATGCCAatgatgatttgaaaatatgtTAAGAGATAACAGATGGAGAAAGGACCTTGTCAGATGGTTGGCTTTCAAGCCCCAGTGAGCTCTCAAAGGCAACTTGTTCCTTGTCCACGAGTTCTTTTACCCCACTGCTTGTTTCGCAACCAACATCAGCAGCAGCATTCATCTTACCCAGAGTTGGAATATCCAGGGATTCAACGCAAATCCTTTTGGGTTTTCCTTTAGCCCTGAAGATAGAAAACCAACTTGTCAAAACCGTCAGAACATTCAGTTTAGAGAGCAATACCACAGGCAAAAATAAACAACGACAAAAGAACCTTTTGGATGACGAGACTCCAGGTTCCTTTTTTGTTGAGGGGGTTCTTTTAGTTCTCTTCTTCATTGATCTGCTCAAGTTAAATGAATAACCATATCATGTCAAAACAATGGTAGTGACATATCAAGTTGAtgtaaaaacaatttttaacatAAAACTGNTTCTTCTTATTCTCTTCTTCTTGGATCTGCTCAAGTTCATAACCAATAACCATATCATGTCAAAGCAATGGTAGTGACATATCAAGGTGATGTAGAAAACAATCTTTAACATAAAACTAGTAGGTAGAAATAAACAGAAAAGATGACAGTCCAAGAACATGTAAAGAACTAGGATTATGTTCAAGGTTACAAGTTATGGAGAAAATCAATACTTACGGAACAGATGAAGCATCATTGCTTTGAGGACCTGTCTCGGGATTCTGTACATATTGAATTCAAAAAAGGAATCATATCAGAATGGTGTATAATGCCAATGATGAtctgaaaatatattaagaGATAACATAGTATCAGATGGAGAAAGGACCTTGTCAGATGGTTGGCTTTCAAGCCCCAGTGAGCTCTCAAAGGCAACTTGTTCCTTGTCCACGAGTTCTTTTACCCCACTGCTTGTTTCGCAACCAACATCAGCAGCAGCATTCATCTTACCCAGAGTTGGAATATCCAGGGATTCAACGCAAATCCTTTTGGGTTTTCCTTTAGCCCTGAAGATAGAAAACCAACTTGTCAAAACCGTCAGAACATTCAGTTTAGAGAGCAATACCACAGGCAAAAATAAACAACGACAAAAGAACCTTTTGGATGACGAGACTCCAGGTTCCTTTTTTGTTGAGGGGGTTCTTTTAGTTCTCTTCTTCATTGATCTGCTCAAGTTAAATGAATAACCATATCATGTCAAAACAATGGTAGTGACATATCAAGTTGAtgtaaaaacaatttttaacatAAAACTGGTAGGTAGAAATAAACAGAAAAGATGACAGTCCAAGAACATGTAAAGAACTAGGATTATGTTCAAGGTTACAAGTTATGGAGAAAATCAATACTTACGGAACAGATGAAGCATCATTGCTTTGAGGACCTGTCTCGTGATTCTGTACATATTGAATCCAAAAAAGGAATCATATCAGAATGGTGTATAATGCCAatgatgatttgaaaatatgtTAAGAGATAACAGATGGAGAAAGGACCTTGTCAGATGGTTGGATTTCAAGCCCCAGTGAGCTCTCAAAGGCAACTTGTTCCTTGTCCACGAGTTCTTTTACCCCACTGCTTGTTTCGCAACCAACATCAGCAGCAGCATTCATCTTACCCAGAGTTGGAATATCCAGGGATTCAACGCAAATCCTTTTGGGTTTTCCTTTAGCCCTGAAGATAGAAAACCAACTTGTCAAAACCGTCAGAACATTCAGTTTAGAGAGCAATACCACAGGCAAAAATAAACAACGACAAAAGAACCTTTTGGATGACGAGACTCCAGGTTCCTTTTTTGTTGAGGGGGTTCTTTTAGTTCTCTTCTTCATTGATCTGCTCAAGTTAAATGAATAACCATATCATGTCAAAACAATGGTAGTGACATATCAAGTTGAtgtaaaaacaatttttaacatAAAACTGGTAGGTAGAAATAAACAGAAAAGATGACAGTCCAAGAACATGTAAAGAACTAGGATTATGTTCAAGGTTACAAGTTATGGAGAAAATCAATACTTACGGAACAGATGAAGCATCATTGCTTTGAGGACCTGTCTCGTGATTCTGTACATATTGAATCCAAAAAAGGAATCATATCAGAATGGTGTATAATGCCAatgatgatttgaaaatatgtTAAGAGATAACAGATGGAGAAAGGACCTTGTCAGATGGTTGGCTTTCAAGCCCCAGTGAGCTCTCAAAGGCAACTTGTTCCTTGTCCACGAGTTCTTTTACCCCACTGCTTGTTTCGCAACCAACATCAGCAGCAGCATTCATCTTACCCAGAGTTGGAATATCCAGGGATTCAACGCAAATCCTTTTGGGTTTTCCTTTAGCCCTGAAGATAGAAAACCAACTTGTCAAAACCGTCAGAACATTCAGTTTAGAGAGCAATACCACAGGCAAAAATAAACAACGACAAAAGAACCTTTTGGATGACGAGACTCCAGGTTCCTTTTTTGTTGAGGGGGTTCTTTTAGTTCTCTTCTTCATTGATCTGCTCAAGTTAAATGAATAACCATATCATGTCAAAACAATGGTAGTGACATATCAAGTTGAtgtaaaaacaatttttaacatAAAACTGGTAGGTAGAAATAAACAGAAAAGATGACAGTCCAAGAACATGTAAAGAACTAGGATTATGTTCAAGGTTACAAGTTATGGAGAAAATCAATACTTACGGAACAGATGAAGCATCATTGCTTTGAGGACCTGTCTCGTGATTCTGTACTTA
This window encodes:
- the LOC107012099 gene encoding uncharacterized protein LOC107012099 isoform X5 gives rise to the protein MADSPTQKEIEDGLKDCANSLINIPHSTEELITLLDELESLLIRVAQAPADSIKDALLPVMEAVVRSELLKHTDADVIVSVVSCIYEISRISAPQQPYDDELMKEIFQLTVRTFEELSHSGRRYQKAVNVLETVAEVKACLIMLDLDCHALVVEIIRMFLRIIRADHPDIVFTSMEIIMVLLIEESDEINMELLQPLLDSLRKENQILSPISSKLGEKVLKKCASTVRPCLLKALKSRSMDLNDHAEIIASICNETPKGEQMKENENVTTEKVGPSAAVICETLLEDGPPSNNNGTSSKTLQPCSQMEQPKNIGVSNCKVKSGSKRKPRQSSRKRGSVPEGDVDTTSGLNIVKREENLTHAEESSVQQIDEQKQKKEILDIEESGNEETKPSIGDGNLSGQLSKTKLRRKLTARKNQDFKRRQFTKKYGEEIVGTRIRVWWPLDKMFYEGAVSGFDHVNKRHQIAYDDGETEILNLNKEQFEFLEDNPSDKKHEADLQCNAVSSVPSKSNPQKCDFGSMDIPIPDKMNAEVGCETSSGKKELVDKEDKDTTQNQRLETSKIALESSLTLEDHPSDEKHETDLQSHDVSAILSMKKKAKGTSLIKKEPGVSSSKRSKRNPQKGDIGSMGIPIPDKMNDADDVGCETSSGKKELVQKEDNDITQKGRSKTSKVSVESSSAFGVHSSDKTHELDLQSNDASSVPSMKKRTKRTPSTKKEPGVSSSKRAKGKPKRICVESLDIPTLGKMNAAADVGCETSSGVKELVDKEQVAFESSLGLESQPSDKNHETGPQSNDASSVPSMKKRTKRTPSTKKEPGVSSSKRAKGKPKRICVESLDIPTLGKMNAAADVGCETSSGVKELVDKEQVAFESSLGLEIQPSDKNHETGPQSNDASSVPSMKKRTKRTPSTKKEPGVSSSKRAKGKPKRICVESLDIPTLGKMNAAADVGCETSSGVKELVDKEQVAFESSLGLESQPSDKNPETGPQSNDASSVPSKKKRIRRTPLTKKEPGVSSSKRSKTKPKESCVESLDTPTLGRLNDAADVGCETSSGVKELVDKEQVAFESSLGLESQPSDKNHETGPQSNDASSVPSMKKRTKRTPSTKKEPGVSSSKRAKGKPKRICVESLDIPTLGKMNAAADVGCETSSGVKELVDKEQVAFESSLGLESQPSDKNHETGPQSNDASSVPSMKKRTKRTPSTKKEPGVSSSKRAKGKPKRICVESLDIPTLGKMNAAADVGCETSSGVKELVDKEQVAFESSLAFEIQPSDKNHDTGPQSNDASSVPSMKKRTKRTPSTKKEPGVSSSKRAKGKPKRICVESLDIPTLGKMNAAADVGCETSSGVKELVDKEQVAFESSLGLESQPSDKNPETGPQSNDASSVPSKKKRIRRTPLTKKEPGVSSSKRSKTKPKESCVESLDTPTLGRLNDAADVGCETSSGVKELVDKEQVAFESSLGLESQPSDKNPETGPQSNDASSVPSKKKRIRRTPLTKKEPGVSSSKRSKTKPKESCVESLDTPTLGRLNDAADVGCETSSGIKELVDKEQVAFESSLAFEIQPSDKNHDTGPQSNDVPSSQPKKKRTRRTPSTKKEHGASSSKRFKSKTQKSDGKSLDIPIPDKMEDASDVGGETITEKKQLVDNEDDMLAQAESKH
- the LOC107012099 gene encoding uncharacterized protein LOC107012099 isoform X4, with the protein product MADSPTQKEIEDGLKDCANSLINIPHSTEELITLLDELESLLIRVAQAPADSIKDALLPVMEAVVRSELLKHTDADVIVSVVSCIYEISRISAPQQPYDDELMKEIFQLTVRTFEELSHSGRRYQKAVNVLETVAEVKACLIMLDLDCHALVVEIIRMFLRIIRADHPDIVFTSMEIIMVLLIEESDEINMELLQPLLDSLRKENQILSPISSKLGEKVLKKCASTVRPCLLKALKSRSMDLNDHAEIIASICNETPKGEQMKENENVTTEKVGPSAAVICETLLEDGPPSNNNGTSSKTLQPCSQMEQPKNIGVSNCKVKSGSKRKPRQSSRKRGSVPEGDVDTTSGLNIVKREENLTHAEESSVQQIDEQKQKKEILDIEESGNEETKPSIGDGNLSGQLSKTKLRRKLTARKNQDFKRRQFTKKYGEEIVGTRIRVWWPLDKMFYEGAVSGFDHVNKRHQIAYDDGETEILNLNKEQFEFLEDNPSDKKHEADLQCNAVSSVPSKSNPQKCDFGSMDIPIPDKMNAEVGCETSSGKKELVDKEDKDTTQNQRLETSKIALESSLTLEDHPSDEKHETDLQSHDVSAILSMKKKAKGTSLIKKEPGVSSSKRSKRNPQKGDIGSMGIPIPDKMNDADDVGCETSSGKKELVQKEDNDITQKGRSKTSKVSVESSSAFGVHSSDKTHELDLQSNDASSVPSKKKRIRRTPLTKKEPGVSSSKRAKGKPKRICVESLDIPTLGKMNAAADVGCETSSGVKELVDKEQVAFESSLGLESQPSDKNHETGPQSNDASSVPSMKKRTKRTPSTKKEPGVSSSKRAKGKPKRICVESLDIPTLGKMNAAADVGCETSSGVKELVDKEQVAFESSLGLEIQPSDKNHETGPQSNDASSVPSMKKRTKRTPSTKKEPGVSSSKRAKGKPKRICVESLDIPTLGKMNAAADVGCETSSGVKELVDKEQVAFESSLGLESQPSDKNPETGPQSNDASSVPSKKKRIRRTPLTKKEPGVSSSKRSKTKPKESCVESLDTPTLGRLNDAADVGCETSSGVKELVDKEQVAFESSLGLESQPSDKNHETGPQSNDASSVPSMKKRTKRTPSTKKEPGVSSSKRAKGKPKRICVESLDIPTLGKMNAAADVGCETSSGVKELVDKEQVAFESSLGLESQPSDKNHETGPQSNDASSVPSMKKRTKRTPSTKKEPGVSSSKRAKGKPKRICVESLDIPTLGKMNAAADVGCETSSGVKELVDKEQVAFESSLAFEIQPSDKNHDTGPQSNDASSVPSMKKRTKRTPSTKKEPGVSSSKRAKGKPKRICVESLDIPTLGKMNAAADVGCETSSGVKELVDKEQVAFESSLGLESQPSDKNPETGPQSNDASSVPSKKKRIRRTPLTKKEPGVSSSKRSKTKPKESCVESLDTPTLGRLNDAADVGCETSSGVKELVDKEQVAFESSLGLESQPSDKNPETGPQSNDASSVPSKKKRIRRTPLTKKEPGVSSSKRSKTKPKESCVESLDTPTLGRLNDAADVGCETSSGIKELVDKEQVAFESSLAFEIQPSDKNHDTGPQSNDVPSSQPKKKRTRRTPSTKKEHGASSSKRFKSKTQKSDGKSLDIPIPDKMEDASDVGGETITEKKQLVDNEDDMLAQAESKH
- the LOC107012099 gene encoding uncharacterized protein LOC107012099 isoform X3 — its product is MADSPTQKEIEDGLKDCANSLINIPHSTEELITLLDELESLLIRVAQAPADSIKDALLPVMEAVVRSELLKHTDADVIVSVVSCIYEISRISAPQQPYDDELMKEIFQLTVRTFEELSHSGRRYQKAVNVLETVAEVKACLIMLDLDCHALVVEIIRMFLRIIRADHPDIVFTSMEIIMVLLIEESDEINMELLQPLLDSLRKENQILSPISSKLGEKVLKKCASTVRPCLLKALKSRSMDLNDHAEIIASICNETPKGEQMENENVTTEKVGPSAAVICETLLEDGPPSNNNGTSSKTLQPCSQMEQPKNIGVSNCKVKSGSKRKPRQSSRKRGSVPEGDVDTTSGLNIVKREENLTHAEESSVQQIDEQKQKKEILDIEESGNEETKPSIGDGNLSGQLSKTKLRRKLTARKNQDFKRRQFTKKYGEEIVGTRIRVWWPLDKMFYEGAVSGFDHVNKRHQIAYDDGETEILNLNKEQFEFLEDNPSDKKHEADLQCNAVSSVPSKSNPQKCDFGSMDIPIPDKMNAEVGCETSSGKKELVDKEDKDTTQNQRLETSKIALESSLTLEDHPSDEKHETDLQSHDVSAILSMKKKAKGTSLIKKEPGVSSSKRSKRNPQKGDIGSMGIPIPDKMNDADDVGCETSSGKKELVQKEDNDITQKGRSKTSKVSVESSSAFGVHSSDKTHELDLQSNDASSVPSKKKRIRRTPLTKKEPGVSSSKRSKTKPKKSCVESLDIPILGKMNDAADVGCETSRGIKELVDKEQVAFESSVAIEIQPSDKNHETGPQSNDASSVPSMKKRTKRTPSTKKEPGVSSSKRAKGKPKRICVESLDIPTLGKMNAAADVGCETSSGVKELVDKEQVAFESSLGLESQPSDKNHETGPQSNDASSVPSMKKRTKRTPSTKKEPGVSSSKRAKGKPKRICVESLDIPTLGKMNAAADVGCETSSGVKELVDKEQVAFESSLGLEIQPSDKNHETGPQSNDASSVPSMKKRTKRTPSTKKEPGVSSSKRAKGKPKRICVESLDIPTLGKMNAAADVGCETSSGVKELVDKEQVAFESSLGLESQPSDKNPETGPQSNDASSVPSKKKRIRRTPLTKKEPGVSSSKRSKTKPKESCVESLDTPTLGRLNDAADVGCETSSGVKELVDKEQVAFESSLGLESQPSDKNHETGPQSNDASSVPSMKKRTKRTPSTKKEPGVSSSKRAKGKPKRICVESLDIPTLGKMNAAADVGCETSSGVKELVDKEQVAFESSLGLESQPSDKNHETGPQSNDASSVPSMKKRTKRTPSTKKEPGVSSSKRAKGKPKRICVESLDIPTLGKMNAAADVGCETSSGVKELVDKEQVAFESSLAFEIQPSDKNHDTGPQSNDASSVPSMKKRTKRTPSTKKEPGVSSSKRAKGKPKRICVESLDIPTLGKMNAAADVGCETSSGVKELVDKEQVAFESSLGLESQPSDKNPETGPQSNDASSVPSKKKRIRRTPLTKKEPGVSSSKRSKTKPKESCVESLDTPTLGRLNDAADVGCETSSGVKELVDKEQVAFESSLGLESQPSDKNPETGPQSNDASSVPSKKKRIRRTPLTKKEPGVSSSKRSKTKPKESCVESLDTPTLGRLNDAADVGCETSSGIKELVDKEQVAFESSLAFEIQPSDKNHDTGPQSNDVPSSQPKKKRTRRTPSTKKEHGASSSKRFKSKTQKSDGKSLDIPIPDKMEDASDVGGETITEKKQLVDNEDDMLAQAESKH
- the LOC107012099 gene encoding uncharacterized protein LOC107012099 isoform X1, coding for MADSPTQKEIEDGLKDCANSLINIPHSTEELITLLDELESLLIRVAQAPADSIKDALLPVMEAVVRSELLKHTDADVIVSVVSCIYEISRISAPQQPYDDELMKEIFQLTVRTFEELSHSGRRYQKAVNVLETVAEVKACLIMLDLDCHALVVEIIRMFLRIIRADHPDIVFTSMEIIMVLLIEESDEINMELLQPLLDSLRKENQILSPISSKLGEKVLKKCASTVRPCLLKALKSRSMDLNDHAEIIASICNETPKGEQMKENENVTTEKVGPSAAVICETLLEDGPPSNNNGTSSKTLQPCSQMEQPKNIGVSNCKVKSGSKRKPRQSSRKRGSVPEGDVDTTSGLNIVKREENLTHAEESSVQQIDEQKQKKEILDIEESGNEETKPSIGDGNLSGQLSKTKLRRKLTARKNQDFKRRQFTKKYGEEIVGTRIRVWWPLDKMFYEGAVSGFDHVNKRHQIAYDDGETEILNLNKEQFEFLEDNPSDKKHEADLQCNAVSSVPSKSNPQKCDFGSMDIPIPDKMNAEVGCETSSGKKELVDKEDKDTTQNQRLETSKIALESSLTLEDHPSDEKHETDLQSHDVSAILSMKKKAKGTSLIKKEPGVSSSKRSKRNPQKGDIGSMGIPIPDKMNDADDVGCETSSGKKELVQKEDNDITQKGRSKTSKVSVESSSAFGVHSSDKTHELDLQSNDASSVPSKKKRIRRTPLTKKEPGVSSSKRSKTKPKKSCVESLDIPILGKMNDAADVGCETSRGIKELVDKEQVAFESSVAIEIQPSDKNHETGPQSNDASSVPSMKKRTKRTPSTKKEPGVSSSKRAKGKPKRICVESLDIPTLGKMNAAADVGCETSSGVKELVDKEQVAFESSLGLESQPSDKNHETGPQSNDASSVPSMKKRTKRTPSTKKEPGVSSSKRAKGKPKRICVESLDIPTLGKMNAAADVGCETSSGVKELVDKEQVAFESSLGLEIQPSDKNHETGPQSNDASSVPSMKKRTKRTPSTKKEPGVSSSKRAKGKPKRICVESLDIPTLGKMNAAADVGCETSSGVKELVDKEQVAFESSLGLESQPSDKNPETGPQSNDASSVPSKKKRIRRTPLTKKEPGVSSSKRSKTKPKESCVESLDTPTLGRLNDAADVGCETSSGVKELVDKEQVAFESSLGLESQPSDKNHETGPQSNDASSVPSMKKRTKRTPSTKKEPGVSSSKRAKGKPKRICVESLDIPTLGKMNAAADVGCETSSGVKELVDKEQVAFESSLGLESQPSDKNHETGPQSNDASSVPSMKKRTKRTPSTKKEPGVSSSKRAKGKPKRICVESLDIPTLGKMNAAADVGCETSSGVKELVDKEQVAFESSLAFEIQPSDKNHDTGPQSNDASSVPSMKKRTKRTPSTKKEPGVSSSKRAKGKPKRICVESLDIPTLGKMNAAADVGCETSSGVKELVDKEQVAFESSLGLESQPSDKNPETGPQSNDASSVPSKKKRIRRTPLTKKEPGVSSSKRSKTKPKESCVESLDTPTLGRLNDAADVGCETSSGVKELVDKEQVAFESSLGLESQPSDKNPETGPQSNDASSVPSKKKRIRRTPLTKKEPGVSSSKRSKTKPKESCVESLDTPTLGRLNDAADVGCETSSGIKELVDKEQVAFESSLAFEIQPSDKNHDTGPQSNDVPSSQPKKKRTRRTPSTKKEHGASSSKRFKSKTQKSDGKSLDIPIPDKMEDASDVGGETITEKKQLVDNEDDMLAQAESKH